Proteins encoded together in one bacterium window:
- a CDS encoding TIGR02186 family protein, producing the protein MKRTTLTTLAAAVLCGLLVAGPSRAELSAKANHDHITVDFLYHGSSVSVRGIADPGVDLIIKIASADGHETLKEKGKKAGLLWMNVGSLTFENAPKVYEVFSTRPSRELLSAEEADRYVLGYAALSRHVEVGPLASEQERAKWFAEFLKFKEASNLYARTTGQITFAEKNGKREYYINTPWPYQAPPGNYVATVYAVQDGKVVETAESGVLVEQVGSIKYLASLAKNQAALYGLLSIMAALGAGFGVGLVFRKGGGAH; encoded by the coding sequence ATGAAGCGGACGACCCTGACCACCCTGGCCGCGGCGGTCCTCTGCGGGCTCCTCGTTGCCGGCCCGTCGCGCGCCGAGCTCTCGGCCAAGGCCAACCACGACCACATCACGGTGGACTTCCTCTACCACGGCAGCTCGGTGAGCGTGCGCGGCATCGCCGATCCCGGCGTGGACCTGATCATCAAGATCGCCTCCGCCGACGGGCACGAGACCCTCAAGGAGAAGGGGAAGAAGGCCGGGCTTCTCTGGATGAACGTCGGCAGCCTCACGTTCGAGAACGCGCCGAAGGTCTACGAGGTCTTCAGCACGCGCCCGTCGCGCGAGCTGCTCTCCGCGGAGGAGGCCGACCGCTACGTGCTCGGCTACGCGGCGCTCAGCCGCCACGTCGAGGTCGGGCCGCTGGCGTCGGAACAGGAGAGGGCGAAATGGTTCGCCGAGTTCCTGAAGTTCAAGGAGGCCTCCAATCTCTACGCGCGGACGACCGGCCAGATCACCTTCGCGGAGAAGAACGGCAAGCGGGAGTACTACATCAACACCCCCTGGCCCTACCAGGCGCCGCCGGGGAACTATGTCGCCACGGTCTACGCCGTGCAGGACGGGAAGGTCGTCGAGACCGCCGAGTCCGGGGTCCTCGTGGAGCAGGTCGGGAGCATCAAGTACCTGGCGTCCCTGGCGAAGAACCAGGCCGCGCTCTACGGGCTGCTCTCGATCATGGCGGCGCTCGGCGCCGGCTTCGGCGTCGGCCTCGTGTTCCGCAAGGGCGGCGGCGCGCACTAG